A portion of the Oxynema aestuarii AP17 genome contains these proteins:
- a CDS encoding pentapeptide repeat-containing protein, with protein MKIKHLLTSMVAIALCSSCGVNQTYVKRLMELKQCQGCNLERVDLSHQILSGANLKGSNLSGGNLQRSTLFSADLNGARLVKTDLQGADLGAANLSKADLRNADLRGADLSSADLSYADLRGSNLEYANLSNANLGNARLSGAKLEGANLAHAELDGAIGLVVDDATGDRQP; from the coding sequence GTGAAAATCAAACACCTCTTGACCTCGATGGTGGCGATCGCTCTGTGTTCGAGTTGCGGGGTCAATCAAACCTATGTCAAACGACTGATGGAACTCAAGCAATGTCAGGGGTGTAACTTAGAACGGGTCGATTTGAGCCATCAAATCTTATCCGGGGCGAATCTCAAAGGTTCCAACCTCAGTGGTGGAAACCTACAAAGATCGACCCTGTTTTCAGCAGATTTAAACGGCGCCCGACTGGTTAAAACCGACTTACAAGGGGCCGACTTGGGTGCGGCTAACCTCAGCAAAGCCGACCTGCGAAATGCGGATCTTCGGGGTGCGGATCTCAGCAGTGCAGATTTGAGTTACGCCGACTTACGCGGTTCCAACCTAGAATATGCCAACTTATCCAACGCCAATCTCGGGAATGCCCGCTTGAGTGGAGCCAAGTTAGAGGGTGCCAATCTCGCCCATGCCGAATTAGACGGCGCCATTGGTTTAGTCGTCGATGACGCCACGGGCGATCGCCAACCGTAA
- a CDS encoding helix-turn-helix domain-containing protein: MPAKNFLTAEQKKALQTAIRENSCPRLREHALILLLQNDGKTYEEIAKFLGCSYRTVAYWCVHGDPDNIESLRDRRERGNYRKADENYIQTLLELVNTPPESLGYDCQHWTSQRLASHLSKKTGIELSGTQILRILRKHKIRLPMSRV; this comes from the coding sequence ATGCCAGCAAAAAATTTTTTGACTGCCGAACAGAAAAAAGCGCTACAGACGGCAATTCGCGAAAATAGTTGCCCGCGCTTGCGGGAACACGCTTTAATTTTACTGCTCCAAAACGACGGCAAAACCTATGAAGAAATCGCCAAATTCTTAGGCTGTTCTTACCGAACGGTGGCCTATTGGTGCGTCCACGGCGATCCGGATAATATCGAGAGCCTCAGAGACCGCAGAGAACGGGGAAACTACCGTAAAGCGGACGAAAATTATATTCAAACTTTATTAGAATTAGTCAATACCCCTCCCGAGAGCTTGGGATACGACTGTCAACATTGGACGAGTCAACGTCTCGCGAGTCATTTATCTAAAAAAACGGGAATAGAGCTGAGTGGGACGCAAATTCTGCGGATTTTGCGCAAGCACAAGATCCGCCTGCCGATGAGTCGAGTTTAG
- the pyk gene encoding pyruvate kinase: MRKTKIICTLGPASSDYETIKAMVEAGMDVARLNFSHGDHSTHQKNIETLRQISHELDKPIAILQDLQGPKIRVGDMEEGTVLEAGQKTTITMQNVVGNAQKFSSTYKGLATDINEGDTILIDDGLICIQADRVLNNEIYGTVVHGGALKSHKGINLRHSSISTPALTDKDIKDLDFGLSEEVDYVALSFVCEASDIKEVKGAVRRKDKQAHVVAKIERHEAIEDLEQIVMTADAVMVARGDLGVEIPLDRVPMLQKTILQSCRMHLKPAITATQMLESMIHNPRPTRAEVSDIANAILDGTDALMLSGETAVGNYPVEAVRTMARIAETTEARLTTSHQYLNGFEDEGIGNSVVYAACRLAENLKAKAIICFTESGFTGRLLSKYRPMIPAIGVTTDAFVERRLALYWGLQSICLEEVTNTDEMILQVEQAVVKRRFVERGDLVVIIAGLPLPITGVTNLIKVHRIGESYAI, from the coding sequence ATGCGTAAAACTAAAATCATCTGTACTCTCGGTCCGGCGAGCTCCGACTACGAAACCATTAAAGCAATGGTAGAAGCCGGAATGGATGTGGCCCGTTTGAACTTTTCTCATGGCGACCATAGCACCCATCAAAAAAACATCGAAACCTTACGCCAAATCTCTCACGAACTCGACAAACCGATCGCCATCCTTCAAGACTTACAAGGTCCCAAAATTCGGGTCGGCGACATGGAAGAAGGAACCGTCCTCGAAGCAGGTCAAAAAACTACCATTACCATGCAAAATGTGGTAGGAAATGCTCAAAAATTTAGCTCCACTTATAAAGGATTGGCAACCGATATCAACGAAGGGGATACGATCCTGATTGATGACGGCTTAATTTGCATTCAAGCGGATCGCGTTTTGAATAACGAAATTTACGGCACCGTCGTCCATGGAGGAGCACTCAAAAGTCACAAAGGGATTAACTTGCGTCACTCTTCAATTTCGACGCCAGCCCTCACGGACAAAGATATTAAAGACCTCGATTTTGGCTTGAGTGAAGAGGTCGATTACGTGGCGCTTTCTTTTGTTTGTGAAGCGTCCGATATCAAGGAAGTCAAAGGTGCCGTCAGACGCAAAGATAAACAAGCCCATGTCGTCGCTAAAATCGAACGTCACGAAGCGATAGAAGATTTAGAACAAATTGTGATGACGGCGGATGCGGTCATGGTGGCGCGCGGCGATTTGGGGGTCGAAATTCCCTTAGACCGCGTACCGATGCTGCAAAAAACAATTTTGCAAAGCTGTCGAATGCATCTCAAACCCGCAATTACCGCGACCCAAATGTTAGAGTCGATGATTCACAATCCCCGTCCGACTCGCGCGGAAGTTTCCGATATCGCCAACGCGATTTTAGATGGTACGGACGCGCTGATGCTCTCGGGAGAAACTGCGGTGGGAAACTATCCGGTAGAAGCGGTGCGAACGATGGCGCGGATTGCAGAAACGACGGAAGCTCGCCTGACTACTTCCCATCAATATCTCAACGGTTTTGAAGATGAAGGAATCGGTAATTCCGTGGTGTATGCAGCGTGTCGCTTGGCGGAAAATCTCAAAGCTAAGGCCATTATTTGTTTTACCGAAAGCGGATTTACCGGACGTTTGCTCTCGAAATATAGACCGATGATTCCGGCGATTGGAGTGACTACCGATGCTTTTGTAGAACGTCGTTTGGCTCTCTATTGGGGATTGCAATCGATTTGTTTAGAAGAAGTCACCAATACCGATGAAATGATTTTGCAGGTCGAACAAGCGGTGGTCAAACGCCGCTTTGTCGAACGAGGGGATTTGGTGGTGATTATTGCTGGATTACCTCTTCCAATTACTGGGGTGACGAATTTGATTAAAGTCCATCGCATCGGCGAAAGTTATGCGATTTAG
- a CDS encoding ARPP-1 family domain-containing protein yields MDCQQLVPQTFDLSRYQFGAPQVSGRLSVVPIFGGDRPGQFTSPLSGLKLNRVAGYGSVELSNPSREGVAIVPLHIGYVQDQAQNHALCRSAFIAAGQKLMFEDACCVQESQGGYLKGREQWFFILPLQLRSPALEVRHQASYSKLWGKISELNRDFGLSDRGHLEQIITRKRGFLTQYQSRLEYLNGQTGALFFLDDKLAGIEIAPTAAYFQELWMPLVCFCYGVAAFKDEAVREPIAEPFPVKSLAELRESLQDSRQQLQQTLQENLAKTPQQTFEVREEERFLNLRLKTAIGDQFAGQFVEADDELIYASLFAKPEYLN; encoded by the coding sequence ATGGATTGTCAACAATTAGTTCCCCAAACTTTCGACCTGTCCCGCTACCAATTTGGCGCGCCCCAAGTCTCCGGTCGCCTGAGTGTCGTTCCTATTTTTGGAGGCGATCGCCCGGGACAATTTACCAGTCCCTTAAGCGGTTTAAAATTAAATCGGGTCGCCGGATATGGCAGTGTCGAACTGTCCAATCCCAGCCGCGAAGGCGTGGCGATCGTCCCGTTGCATATCGGTTACGTTCAAGACCAAGCGCAAAACCACGCTTTGTGTCGATCCGCCTTTATTGCTGCCGGACAAAAACTGATGTTTGAGGATGCGTGCTGCGTCCAAGAATCGCAAGGCGGATATTTAAAAGGTCGCGAACAGTGGTTCTTTATTTTACCCCTGCAATTGCGATCGCCTGCCCTGGAGGTTCGCCACCAAGCCTCTTATAGCAAATTGTGGGGTAAAATTTCCGAACTCAATCGCGATTTCGGCTTGAGCGATCGCGGTCACCTCGAACAAATTATCACCCGCAAACGGGGCTTTTTAACCCAATATCAAAGCCGTTTGGAATACTTGAACGGTCAAACCGGGGCGTTATTCTTTCTCGATGACAAACTCGCCGGGATTGAAATTGCACCCACGGCGGCTTATTTCCAAGAACTGTGGATGCCGTTAGTTTGTTTTTGCTATGGCGTCGCCGCTTTTAAGGACGAAGCCGTTCGCGAACCGATTGCCGAACCCTTCCCCGTTAAAAGCCTCGCCGAACTGCGCGAAAGCCTGCAAGACAGTCGCCAGCAGTTGCAACAAACCCTGCAGGAAAATTTAGCCAAAACGCCGCAACAAACCTTTGAAGTTCGAGAAGAAGAACGCTTTCTCAATCTGCGCTTAAAAACGGCGATCGGCGACCAGTTCGCCGGACAATTTGTCGAAGCCGATGACGAACTCATCTATGCTTCTCTCTTCGCCAAACCGGAATATCTCAATTAG
- a CDS encoding VWA domain-containing protein, which yields MERNPYTLATVFNHLRSHAEPFVLRDNGQPPEWSDEALHRTLYERQSELYALLALAGGVQTVQRERVLFQLLRASRVGLDDNVRRTLDRVTRILLESLGADRVLRVFLAVRRERANHKHARKAILRYILNHPQFEDLLGSRRPAVADSLEHAIGKNVARACAKWLAEGERSRQTYVRRNLLRFARDPARVESLFPTLYRGGVRSLATGAYQQTHRDRAEPLDREPERPKTVTATNRGDIAATLVHLYRGGSSPELERAVDAYVEAAARPLPYFEGKVAVVLDGSTSTRGYGEREYCTIAQSVAFQRVLQRRCDRLEVFPVGGSGTLPQPQGPSDLATATIAAIESQPDLVAIVSDGYENTYPGDLARVTATFAQLGIQTPVVFCHSKFSPNDDLSLRRNAPNLPQFEFWHQEDFEGVLVALFSFVEGEKGERTIHNFLLKKLEIVEQWLDRPLEKAA from the coding sequence ATGGAACGAAATCCATACACCCTCGCGACGGTGTTCAACCACCTGCGATCGCACGCGGAACCCTTCGTCCTGCGCGACAACGGACAACCCCCCGAGTGGAGCGACGAAGCGCTGCATCGCACGCTCTACGAGCGCCAAAGCGAGCTGTACGCCCTGTTAGCCTTAGCCGGAGGGGTACAAACCGTCCAGCGCGAGCGCGTCTTATTCCAACTCCTGCGCGCCTCTCGTGTCGGTCTCGACGACAACGTGCGACGGACCCTCGATCGCGTCACCCGGATTCTCTTAGAAAGCCTCGGCGCCGATCGCGTCCTGCGCGTGTTTCTCGCCGTGCGACGGGAACGGGCCAATCACAAACACGCCCGTAAAGCGATCTTGCGTTACATCCTCAACCATCCGCAGTTTGAAGACCTCCTCGGCAGTCGCCGTCCGGCAGTTGCAGACAGTCTCGAACACGCGATCGGCAAAAATGTCGCCCGGGCTTGTGCCAAATGGCTCGCCGAGGGCGAACGGAGCCGTCAAACCTACGTGCGGCGCAATCTGCTGCGTTTTGCCCGCGACCCGGCGCGCGTCGAGAGCCTATTTCCGACCCTCTATCGCGGGGGCGTGCGATCGCTCGCAACGGGAGCGTACCAGCAGACCCACCGCGATCGCGCCGAACCACTCGATCGCGAACCGGAACGCCCGAAAACGGTGACCGCCACCAATCGCGGCGATATCGCCGCCACCTTGGTTCACCTCTATCGCGGCGGCAGTTCCCCGGAACTGGAACGGGCCGTGGATGCTTACGTCGAAGCTGCCGCCCGTCCCCTACCGTACTTCGAGGGCAAGGTCGCCGTGGTTCTCGATGGGTCCACCTCCACCCGGGGCTATGGCGAACGGGAATATTGCACGATCGCCCAGTCCGTGGCTTTCCAACGGGTGTTACAACGCCGTTGCGATCGCCTGGAAGTCTTCCCCGTCGGCGGTTCCGGTACGTTACCCCAACCCCAAGGGCCGAGCGATTTGGCAACGGCGACGATCGCCGCGATCGAAAGCCAACCGGATCTGGTGGCGATCGTCTCCGACGGCTACGAGAACACCTATCCCGGCGATTTAGCCCGGGTTACGGCCACGTTTGCGCAATTGGGCATTCAAACCCCCGTGGTGTTTTGCCATAGCAAATTCAGTCCTAACGACGATTTGAGTTTGCGCCGCAACGCGCCCAATTTACCCCAATTTGAGTTTTGGCATCAAGAAGACTTTGAAGGGGTCTTAGTTGCGCTCTTCAGCTTTGTTGAAGGCGAAAAAGGCGAGCGAACGATTCACAATTTCTTATTGAAAAAACTGGAAATTGTCGAACAATGGCTCGACCGACCACTCGAAAAAGCGGCTTGA
- a CDS encoding DUF2256 domain-containing protein: MAKQRSKSDFPTKICPVCQRPFTWRKKWADCWDEVKYCSERCRRQRREL, translated from the coding sequence ATGGCCAAACAACGCTCTAAATCCGATTTTCCCACAAAAATCTGTCCCGTCTGCCAACGTCCGTTCACCTGGCGCAAAAAATGGGCCGATTGTTGGGATGAGGTGAAATATTGTTCCGAACGCTGTCGGCGACAGCGAAGGGAATTGTAG
- a CDS encoding isoaspartyl peptidase/L-asparaginase: MTTDDIQPKLIIHGGAGSSLQGKGGARAVRASLSKIVEEVYRLLGEGASAVDAVVRGCQLLEDDPLFNAGTGSVLQSDGQIRMSAALMDGEKQSFSGTINVARVKNPIDLARFLQTCPDRVLSDYGAAELLRELQLPPFDPLTDRRLQEWIEERKDNFSRSMANVVAESESAGRGTIGVVALDGEGRLAAGTSTGGKGFERIGRVSDSAMPAGNYATGKAGVSCTGIGEDIIDECLAARIVIRVTDGLGIATAFERSFAEAQRNGRDLGAIGIDANGAIAWGKTCDVLLAAYHNGDRLGDTLEMGNANLIESC; this comes from the coding sequence ATGACAACTGACGACATTCAACCCAAACTTATTATTCATGGAGGGGCGGGGAGTTCGCTGCAAGGGAAAGGCGGCGCCCGGGCGGTGAGAGCATCGCTTTCTAAAATCGTTGAAGAAGTCTATCGCTTGTTGGGTGAAGGGGCGAGTGCGGTCGATGCGGTCGTGCGTGGTTGTCAATTACTCGAAGACGATCCGCTTTTCAATGCGGGGACGGGTTCGGTGTTGCAGTCCGACGGACAAATCCGCATGAGTGCGGCATTAATGGACGGCGAGAAACAGTCATTTAGCGGCACGATCAACGTGGCGCGGGTGAAAAACCCGATCGATCTGGCTCGGTTTTTACAAACTTGTCCCGATCGCGTATTGTCCGATTACGGTGCGGCAGAACTGTTAAGGGAATTGCAACTTCCTCCGTTCGATCCCCTGACCGATCGCCGCTTGCAAGAATGGATCGAAGAGCGTAAAGATAATTTTTCGCGATCGATGGCGAATGTGGTCGCCGAGTCCGAGTCCGCCGGACGGGGAACGATCGGAGTCGTGGCGTTAGACGGCGAGGGGCGCTTGGCGGCGGGAACCTCCACGGGAGGCAAAGGATTCGAGCGCATCGGACGGGTGAGCGATTCGGCGATGCCTGCGGGCAATTACGCCACCGGGAAAGCGGGGGTCAGTTGTACGGGCATTGGGGAAGATATTATCGACGAATGTTTGGCGGCGCGCATCGTCATCCGGGTAACCGACGGCTTGGGCATCGCGACGGCGTTCGAGCGCTCCTTTGCGGAAGCCCAACGCAACGGACGGGATTTAGGGGCGATCGGGATCGATGCGAACGGGGCGATCGCCTGGGGCAAAACCTGCGATGTCTTGCTCGCCGCTTACCACAATGGCGATCGCCTGGGAGACACCTTAGAAATGGGCAACGCTAACTTAATCGAATCATGCTAG
- a CDS encoding PAS domain S-box protein, with product MAKILIVDDDLTVQLVLRDLLESEGHQVSVALNGQEGLQRARAEHPDLMICDWMMPVLDGLQVCRQVKADPQLATMFFILLTAREEVDDRVKGLDTGADDFLSKPVEAEELLARVRAALRLHHLTRELSQANQQLATLVEVQRRLLAFQGDRPARDLERSPYPEVLEPLGKAAGATRVYLFQIPSPSTGDVRAGTRSENCPPLEDRAVCLADWSASETDASGATSSRICDRQWRDRLIQFPPRWLHHLTRGETVAGISRDFPEGERQMLEAAGVRSILMLPLIVNGEFFGFVGFDNAREARPWSESEVSLLKAAAAAISLHQERIGAEAALRKSEARYRAIVEDQTELICRFAPNGRLTFVNDAYCRYFNVEREQLMDGSLVPLIPHEPLDVGETPAVSREHRIVMPDGTIRTQQWTERAIFDERGRLSEFQAVGRDITERKQAEAALRSSEERFRQLAENIEAVFWIGDRHGRELLYVSPAYEQIWGLTCEDLYRNPAARFEAVHPEERDRLWAALHPLDCLDLEYRIVRPDGSIRWIRDRGFPIRDESGEIYRVAGIAEDITERKHAEEQLRQAIAKEREVMELKTRFISMVSHEFRTPLTTILSSADLLEFYIEESAVDRLEKKRQALNRIQNSAVNMTQLLEDVLFIGRSEANGISFQPQSLDLETFCQNLIEELHLVNTQDRKIQFFQNDRRLGPDSPPPRLDSKLLRQILSNLLSNALKYSPPGGRVEFTVDYYDRQIAFTVKDSGIGIKSEDLPRLFELFHRCSNVGDIPGTGLGLAIVKRSVDLHGGEITVDTQVGVGTTFKVTLPLSALPPVPLQQ from the coding sequence ATGGCCAAAATTTTAATCGTCGATGACGATCTCACCGTTCAACTCGTCTTACGCGACTTACTCGAAAGCGAAGGACATCAAGTTTCGGTCGCCCTCAACGGACAAGAAGGCTTGCAGCGTGCCCGAGCAGAACATCCCGATCTGATGATTTGTGACTGGATGATGCCCGTCCTCGACGGTTTGCAAGTCTGCCGCCAAGTGAAAGCGGACCCACAACTGGCGACGATGTTTTTCATCCTGCTCACCGCTCGCGAAGAAGTAGACGATCGCGTCAAAGGCTTAGATACCGGAGCCGACGATTTTCTCTCCAAACCCGTCGAAGCTGAAGAACTCTTGGCTCGCGTCCGCGCCGCTTTGCGCTTGCATCACCTCACCCGAGAGTTGAGTCAAGCCAACCAGCAATTGGCTACCTTAGTTGAAGTGCAACGTCGCTTGCTGGCGTTCCAAGGGGATCGTCCGGCGCGCGACTTGGAGCGATCGCCCTATCCAGAAGTCCTCGAACCCTTGGGAAAAGCCGCAGGCGCCACCCGAGTATATTTATTCCAAATCCCCTCGCCCTCCACAGGCGACGTTCGCGCAGGGACTCGGTCGGAGAATTGCCCCCCCTTAGAAGATCGCGCCGTCTGTCTCGCCGATTGGTCCGCCAGCGAGACCGACGCTTCCGGAGCAACTAGTTCGAGAATCTGCGATCGCCAGTGGCGCGATCGTCTGATCCAATTCCCCCCACGCTGGCTACACCACTTGACGCGCGGCGAAACCGTCGCCGGAATCAGCCGCGATTTTCCCGAAGGCGAACGCCAGATGTTAGAAGCGGCGGGGGTGCGTTCGATTTTAATGTTGCCCTTAATTGTCAACGGTGAATTTTTCGGGTTTGTCGGGTTCGACAACGCCCGGGAAGCCCGCCCCTGGTCCGAGTCGGAAGTCTCCCTCTTAAAAGCGGCGGCGGCAGCGATTTCCCTGCACCAAGAACGGATCGGAGCCGAAGCGGCGTTACGCAAAAGCGAGGCGCGTTATCGGGCGATCGTCGAAGATCAAACCGAACTGATCTGTCGCTTCGCCCCCAACGGACGCCTCACCTTCGTCAACGATGCCTACTGCCGCTATTTCAACGTCGAACGGGAACAACTGATGGACGGCTCTTTAGTTCCCCTCATCCCCCACGAACCCCTCGATGTCGGCGAGACTCCCGCAGTCAGTCGGGAACATCGGATCGTGATGCCCGACGGTACGATTCGCACCCAACAGTGGACCGAACGGGCGATTTTTGACGAACGGGGTCGCTTGAGTGAGTTTCAAGCCGTCGGACGGGATATTACCGAACGCAAGCAAGCAGAAGCGGCGTTGCGATCGAGTGAGGAACGCTTTCGCCAGTTGGCGGAAAATATCGAGGCGGTCTTTTGGATCGGCGATCGCCACGGTCGAGAACTTCTCTACGTCAGTCCCGCTTACGAACAGATTTGGGGATTGACCTGCGAAGACCTCTACCGCAATCCTGCCGCCCGGTTTGAAGCGGTTCACCCGGAAGAGCGCGATCGCCTCTGGGCGGCTCTCCACCCCCTCGATTGCCTCGATTTGGAATATCGCATCGTCCGACCGGACGGGTCGATTCGCTGGATTCGCGATCGCGGCTTCCCGATTCGCGACGAGTCCGGCGAGATCTACCGCGTCGCCGGAATTGCCGAAGATATTACCGAACGCAAACACGCCGAAGAACAATTACGACAGGCGATCGCCAAAGAACGCGAAGTCATGGAACTCAAAACCCGTTTTATCTCGATGGTCTCCCACGAGTTCCGCACCCCCCTGACGACCATCCTCTCTTCTGCCGATTTACTCGAATTCTATATCGAAGAATCTGCCGTCGATCGCCTCGAAAAGAAACGACAAGCCCTCAATCGCATCCAAAATTCCGCCGTCAACATGACTCAACTGCTCGAAGATGTCTTATTCATCGGGCGCAGCGAAGCCAACGGCATCAGTTTTCAACCGCAATCCCTCGACCTTGAAACCTTTTGTCAGAACTTGATCGAAGAACTGCACTTGGTCAATACCCAAGATCGCAAGATTCAATTTTTCCAAAACGATCGCCGCCTCGGCCCCGATTCCCCCCCACCGCGTCTCGACTCCAAACTCTTACGCCAAATCCTCAGTAATTTACTCTCCAATGCCCTCAAATATTCCCCCCCGGGCGGTCGGGTTGAGTTTACCGTCGATTACTACGATCGCCAGATCGCTTTCACGGTCAAAGATTCCGGTATCGGCATCAAATCGGAAGATTTACCGCGCCTGTTCGAGTTATTCCATCGCTGTAGCAACGTCGGCGACATTCCCGGCACCGGATTGGGATTGGCGATCGTCAAGCGCAGCGTCGATTTACACGGCGGCGAAATTACCGTCGATACACAAGTCGGCGTCGGCACTACTTTTAAAGTGACTTTACCCTTATCCGCCCTGCCTCCCGTTCCTCTACAACAGTAG
- a CDS encoding DUF350 domain-containing protein: MNWAVVVETIVWSFLGIILLYLGVRLFDKLDPIDYRAEVEKGNLAAGVIVASIILSLAAIVISVIVT, from the coding sequence ATGAATTGGGCTGTTGTTGTCGAAACGATTGTTTGGAGTTTTCTCGGCATTATCTTGCTCTATCTCGGCGTCCGTCTGTTTGACAAGCTCGACCCGATCGATTACCGTGCCGAAGTCGAGAAAGGGAATCTCGCCGCAGGAGTCATCGTTGCTAGTATTATCCTCTCTTTGGCGGCGATCGTCATTAGTGTGATTGTAACGTAG